The genomic DNA GAGAGCTCCTTCACTAATCGTAACGGAGCTACTTCTGCTTCCTGCTCAATCACTTCATTTCCAACAAGAGGAAGACCAATAACCGCCACTTTCGTATTTTCAAGAAAGGGAATGGCACTCAAAGGAGCATGGCTCGTTCTATTTCCTAATACCGTTAATCCGACGGCAGATTGAACAAGCAAGAAGTTACTTTCGGTGCTTCCACTGATCGGAACGTTTGGTACATCTAGCTCAAGCAGACCTTTCGTAATTCCCTTTACGAGTTCTTCCCAAGATCCATCTCCGCAGAAGTTTTGAAGAATCACTGCTTCAGGAATAGCCCCCGCCGAGTAGCATTCCATAGCTGCCACACGAAAAGTATAATAACCAACGATATCGTAAGGAACCTGTACCGCATCGAGCTTCTTTAACCCGATCGCCCCGCTATTATCAGAAGCTACCACAAGGGTTTCTTTTCCCATTTTAAGTAATTGAACATCTCTCATTTTTGAAATTTCCCCGCTACTGCTGGTTTCATGATGCTAGCTAATCGTGGAGCAACGATCACAGCTAAAACGGTATTAAAGATAGATGCAATGAGTAAAGAGGGAACCAGACTAATATAAAATGCTTTTGAGATTAAAAAGATAAATGGGAGGGGAGCTGCAAAGGTATTACCTAGCACGAATAAAATAGACGCCGTCCACTTGCTGCCTTTTTGATAAAAATAAGCAAATATCCATGTAAGTATTGCCATTTCGATAGCGATTAAGAAATGCATAGGTCCAAGAGGCATTCCTCCGATTAATGCTGATACCATATGGCCTATTCCACCGACGATCGCCCCTGGGATTCCTCCTAAAAGCGCGGCAGCAACGATTGCTGGAAACGAATCAAGCGCGACACTTCCGATGATTGCTGGAATTTTCAACATGCCACCTACAACTGTTAAAGCGATAAACACAGCCATCCAAGTTACTTTTTCCACCTTCATTTTTTCTTCCTCCTTTTGATTTGCAATTACTTCATGCGTTGCCCAATTCCGTACCAAATATGATCCACTCGATCACATAGTTGGACCGTATCCTGAAATGTCCATCCTGCATCATCACGCCATTTCCGATCTGCTTTTTCAACAGGTACAATTCCTCTAGTAATATCTGACCCAATGATGACGAGTTTTCTCTTGCAACCATCCTTTTCCCATTGATCCCAATTCAATAGTGTCTCTTTCCATATTTGTCTTACTTTATCTGATTCGTGTTGCAGCGATAAATCCCTGATCCAATACTCGATTCCTTCAACCACCACTAAGGAGTCAGTAGAATCTTCACTAATCCAGTCATAATATGAGCATTCATAAGCTTTTATCCAACTTACTCGTGGATACTGACCCAAACAAAAATGGCTACGTACCCACTCGGCTTTTCCGTTACATGCTCCTCCCATCACGAAATACAACGTCATCATCCTCCTTTTTCATGCAAATTGGAATTCCTGCTTCCACGAGATACGCTTCCTTTGCCCTTGCAACGACCTGTTGATTTAACCTTCCAAGGATCTTTGCATACACAAGAACAAGGTCACTAGAGTGAATCGGTTCATTCAAGATTTCATTACTAACGACGATGAGGGTGTGACAACTTTTCTGTACCGAAAGGATCCCCTCTATGATTGATATCCTGATTTCCTTATGAAAAGACGGGTCCATCAGCCTCTCCTCGGTTTGAAACAAACGGTTGTTTAATAGATTCGTTAAGCAGTCAAAGAGCACAATATCATTCGGTTGAAAAACAGTGGAGAGGTTATGTAAAAAATAGGGTTCCTCCCAAGTTACCCACTGGTGCTCGCCTTCATTTCTTTGCTGTTGATGCCTTTTAATTCGGTCCTTCATTTCCTCATCAAAAGCAACTCCTGAAGCAATATAGTGGAGATTTCCTTGAGTTTTCTTTGTTAGCTCCATGGCTGTTTTCTCAGCAAAACTGCTTTTTCCACTTCTAACCCCACCACTAATAAATATCAGCTGTCCAGCCTCCGCCATGCACTCATCACCTCTAATAACCTTTCATGCTCGTTTGCTCCCTTAATCGCCAATCGTAGCCACTTTCCGTCAAGTCCTGGGAAATTCATCGTATGCCGTGGAATCATCCCCTTTTCCATCAAAAAACGGAAAAACGGAAATGGATCGGAGACTTTCGTATCTTTTAGCAAATAAAAATTTACGTTTGAA from Robertmurraya sp. FSL R5-0851 includes the following:
- a CDS encoding ATP-binding protein, whose protein sequence is MRDVQLLKMGKETLVVASDNSGAIGLKKLDAVQVPYDIVGYYTFRVAAMECYSAGAIPEAVILQNFCGDGSWEELVKGITKGLLELDVPNVPISGSTESNFLLVQSAVGLTVLGNRTSHAPLSAIPFLENTKVAVIGLPLVGNEVIEQEAEVAPLRLVKELSQLDGTVLLPVGSKGILYELNRLFSNRTFLKSEVNSVVNLEKTSGPSTCFLIAFPVDKEHEVKELSGYYYHELTF
- a CDS encoding ECF transporter S component gives rise to the protein MKVEKVTWMAVFIALTVVGGMLKIPAIIGSVALDSFPAIVAAALLGGIPGAIVGGIGHMVSALIGGMPLGPMHFLIAIEMAILTWIFAYFYQKGSKWTASILFVLGNTFAAPLPFIFLISKAFYISLVPSLLIASIFNTVLAVIVAPRLASIMKPAVAGKFQK
- a CDS encoding bifunctional adenosylcobinamide kinase/adenosylcobinamide-phosphate guanylyltransferase; protein product: MMGGACNGKAEWVRSHFCLGQYPRVSWIKAYECSYYDWISEDSTDSLVVVEGIEYWIRDLSLQHESDKVRQIWKETLLNWDQWEKDGCKRKLVIIGSDITRGIVPVEKADRKWRDDAGWTFQDTVQLCDRVDHIWYGIGQRMK
- a CDS encoding bifunctional adenosylcobinamide kinase/adenosylcobinamide-phosphate guanylyltransferase produces the protein MAEAGQLIFISGGVRSGKSSFAEKTAMELTKKTQGNLHYIASGVAFDEEMKDRIKRHQQQRNEGEHQWVTWEEPYFLHNLSTVFQPNDIVLFDCLTNLLNNRLFQTEERLMDPSFHKEIRISIIEGILSVQKSCHTLIVVSNEILNEPIHSSDLVLVYAKILGRLNQQVVARAKEAYLVEAGIPICMKKEDDDVVFRDGRSM